Proteins co-encoded in one Atribacterota bacterium genomic window:
- a CDS encoding phosphoglycerate dehydrogenase, which yields MPEVVVLARSFSRASFEPLEILEKAGLSVTFKSNPEPENESVVASLIGGAEAVIVGVDRIGEKVLSSCPNLRVVSKHGIGVDNIDLEGARKRGVVVANAPGTNSESVADMAFLFILSCARHMKLLLEQVRNKKWSAPLLGSELEGKTLGIVGLGRIGKGVAKRALGFGMKVIYFDPFVEDPDFTKVDLEELFRLSDFVTLHLPLSSQTKHLVNERLLSLMKKDAFLINTARGELVDEEVLYRFLKEERIAGVGLDVLSFEPPFESPLLTLPNVLVTPHVSAHTKEANVKMGKIAALNVVHVLEGKEPLYRVV from the coding sequence ATGCCCGAGGTTGTTGTTTTAGCTCGTTCTTTTAGTCGTGCTTCTTTTGAACCCTTAGAGATTCTGGAAAAAGCAGGGTTATCGGTTACTTTTAAAAGTAACCCTGAACCAGAAAATGAGTCCGTAGTTGCAAGTCTCATTGGAGGTGCCGAAGCAGTTATTGTGGGGGTGGATCGCATTGGGGAGAAGGTGCTCTCCTCGTGTCCTAATCTCAGAGTGGTTTCGAAGCATGGTATCGGAGTGGATAACATTGACCTTGAAGGAGCTCGAAAAAGAGGTGTAGTGGTAGCCAATGCTCCAGGGACCAATTCCGAATCCGTGGCCGATATGGCTTTTCTTTTTATCCTTTCCTGTGCACGACATATGAAGTTGCTTTTAGAGCAAGTGCGGAACAAGAAATGGAGTGCGCCTTTGCTGGGGAGCGAGCTTGAAGGGAAAACCTTAGGTATTGTTGGTTTAGGGAGAATTGGTAAAGGAGTGGCAAAAAGAGCGTTGGGATTTGGGATGAAGGTGATTTATTTTGACCCCTTTGTGGAAGATCCAGATTTTACCAAGGTTGATTTGGAAGAACTCTTTCGCCTTTCCGACTTTGTCACGCTTCATCTTCCCCTCTCTTCGCAAACCAAACACCTGGTGAACGAAAGGCTTCTTTCCTTAATGAAGAAGGATGCTTTTCTGATTAATACGGCACGGGGTGAACTGGTTGATGAAGAGGTGTTGTATCGTTTCTTAAAGGAAGAACGTATCGCCGGAGTGGGATTGGATGTACTCAGTTTTGAGCCACCTTTTGAAAGTCCTCTTTTGACTCTTCCAAATGTTTTGGTTACCCCTCATGTTTCCGCACACACGAAAGAGGCGAATGTAAAGATGGGGAAAATCGCTGCTTTGAATGTGGTTCATGTCCTTGAGGGGAAAGAGCCATTGTATCGGGTGGTATAG
- a CDS encoding thermonuclease family protein has translation MKVKYSLWRYLFIVLLFFIFYALSQRGGGTYVVVEVIDGDTIKLASGEKVRYIGVDTPELRSSRGKTEYYAEEAYRANRKLVGGKRVTLEFDVQKRDRYGRLLAYVYVDGLMVNEWLVANGYARVATFPPNVKYTERFRALEKEARRRQLGLWAKD, from the coding sequence GTGAAGGTAAAGTACAGTTTATGGCGGTATCTTTTTATTGTCCTTCTTTTCTTTATTTTCTACGCACTTTCTCAGCGTGGGGGAGGGACATATGTCGTCGTAGAAGTTATCGATGGAGATACGATTAAACTTGCCAGTGGCGAAAAAGTACGGTATATTGGTGTAGATACACCTGAGTTACGTTCTTCTCGAGGCAAGACCGAGTACTATGCCGAGGAAGCCTACCGTGCTAATCGAAAACTCGTGGGAGGAAAAAGGGTTACTTTGGAATTTGATGTCCAGAAGCGGGATCGTTATGGTCGATTGCTCGCCTATGTCTATGTGGACGGTTTGATGGTGAATGAATGGCTGGTGGCAAATGGGTATGCTCGAGTGGCGACATTTCCCCCCAACGTGAAATACACCGAGCGATTCCGAGCGTTAGAAAAAGAAGCGCGTCGGCGACAACTTGGGCTCTGGGCGAAAGATTGA
- a CDS encoding bifunctional 4-hydroxy-2-oxoglutarate aldolase/2-dehydro-3-deoxy-phosphogluconate aldolase, whose translation MNFTNRWEVVNFIVEKRIIAIIRAQNSTSLLKVVEALREGGIECIEVTMTTPGALKILEAVRSKMEGVLFGAGTVLDPETARLCILSGAQFLVTPSLSFATIEVAHRYDIPIIPGALTPSEILGAWEKGAEVVKVFPASSLGPQYIKELKGPFPHIKLCPTGGITLDNLRSFLQAGAVCVGVGGSLVQSRLIQEEKWEELTNLARAFRQASCGE comes from the coding sequence ATGAATTTTACCAATCGATGGGAAGTCGTCAATTTCATTGTCGAGAAGAGAATCATCGCCATCATTCGTGCCCAGAATTCTACCTCGCTTCTGAAAGTGGTCGAAGCCCTCAGAGAAGGTGGCATAGAATGCATCGAAGTGACCATGACCACCCCTGGAGCTTTGAAAATCCTGGAGGCAGTACGAAGTAAAATGGAGGGAGTGCTTTTTGGGGCAGGAACCGTCCTTGACCCTGAGACCGCTCGCCTCTGTATTTTAAGTGGTGCTCAGTTTCTGGTAACGCCTTCGCTCAGCTTTGCTACCATTGAGGTCGCACACCGCTATGACATACCCATCATCCCCGGCGCCCTCACCCCTTCAGAAATTCTTGGTGCTTGGGAAAAGGGTGCTGAAGTGGTGAAGGTTTTCCCTGCCTCTTCTTTAGGGCCTCAGTATATTAAAGAACTCAAAGGGCCTTTTCCCCACATCAAACTCTGTCCTACTGGCGGTATTACCCTGGACAACCTCCGTTCCTTTTTACAGGCAGGGGCAGTCTGTGTGGGAGTTGGTGGGTCCCTGGTCCAATCTCGACTTATTCAGGAAGAAAAATGGGAAGAGCTTACAAATCTTGCCCGAGCCTTTCGGCAGGCCTCTTGCGGAGAATAA
- a CDS encoding HAMP domain-containing methyl-accepting chemotaxis protein, protein MFKIILATIIVAVILTIVSFLQSRAIAQPIHVVANQAEGISRGNLDMEVKIVETKDEIGKLTGSFKTMLENLREIVINITNTSHELFSSSENLSYSIEEVAKATEEIAQTIAQVAQGSTRQSEELNAIDEEVKSIAQRADRLLEANERNLQAVRAIQEHMQKNTEALSVIEKTLEKTFEESKNDKKEAEKGKHSLEILGENIGTISQVAQEVAQAIDALNTRSKEIGKIVDLITGIAEQTNLLALNAAIEAARAGEAGRGFAVVAEEVRKLAENSAQAADQIAHLIEEIQKDMTQTSASMNRAQAQVEKGVTQQKEVNQNFEAIITSVDRTLHEITLLYRELREAQEVLQKTAQETGGIAKSSQENTEILGEIVQALKNIADKIVSTASVAEENAAASEEVSASAEEQNASLQEINGASVSLRKIAETLTGLTRKFTVSE, encoded by the coding sequence ATGTTCAAGATAATCCTGGCAACCATCATTGTAGCCGTTATTCTCACCATCGTATCCTTCTTGCAAAGTAGAGCCATTGCTCAACCCATCCACGTTGTTGCAAATCAGGCTGAAGGTATCTCGCGGGGTAACCTCGACATGGAAGTTAAGATCGTAGAGACCAAGGATGAAATTGGAAAACTCACCGGTTCTTTTAAAACAATGCTCGAAAATCTCAGGGAAATCGTCATTAATATCACCAATACTTCCCATGAACTTTTTTCTTCCAGCGAAAATCTTTCCTATTCCATTGAGGAAGTCGCCAAAGCCACCGAAGAAATTGCTCAAACCATTGCTCAGGTCGCTCAGGGATCCACTCGCCAGAGCGAAGAATTGAATGCCATCGATGAAGAGGTCAAAAGTATCGCCCAGCGTGCGGACCGACTACTGGAAGCCAATGAACGAAATCTCCAGGCGGTGCGTGCTATCCAAGAACATATGCAGAAAAATACCGAAGCGCTTTCGGTAATTGAAAAAACTTTAGAAAAAACGTTCGAAGAATCAAAGAACGATAAAAAAGAAGCCGAAAAAGGAAAACACTCTTTAGAAATCCTGGGAGAAAATATCGGCACGATTTCTCAGGTTGCTCAGGAAGTCGCCCAGGCTATCGACGCACTCAACACTCGTTCCAAAGAGATTGGCAAAATTGTCGACCTCATCACTGGCATCGCTGAACAAACCAATCTTTTGGCCCTCAACGCAGCCATTGAAGCTGCCAGAGCCGGCGAAGCTGGACGCGGTTTTGCCGTAGTGGCTGAAGAAGTACGAAAATTGGCCGAAAACTCAGCCCAGGCTGCTGACCAGATTGCTCACCTCATCGAAGAAATTCAGAAAGATATGACCCAGACCTCAGCTAGCATGAACCGAGCTCAGGCTCAGGTGGAAAAAGGAGTAACACAACAAAAAGAGGTCAATCAGAATTTTGAAGCAATCATTACCTCAGTAGACCGAACCCTCCACGAGATTACGCTCCTTTACCGGGAATTGCGAGAGGCACAGGAAGTTCTTCAAAAAACAGCCCAGGAAACCGGAGGAATCGCCAAATCGTCTCAGGAAAATACCGAAATCCTTGGTGAGATTGTGCAGGCGCTCAAGAATATCGCCGATAAAATCGTTTCCACCGCTTCCGTTGCCGAAGAAAATGCCGCCGCTAGCGAAGAAGTCTCAGCTTCAGCCGAGGAGCAGAACGCTTCTCTTCAGGAGATCAATGGTGCCAGTGTCTCATTGCGCAAAATTGCCGAAACACTCACGGGCCTCACTCGGAAGTTTACAGTTTCAGAATGA
- a CDS encoding GntR family transcriptional regulator, which produces MSKAETEVPLYFKIYRALKEEIESGVYQVGDVLPSEEELEERFQASRTTIRNAMGELEKEGLVFRKRGKGTIVQEPKTAQNLNYISSFTETLREKGIEVSTGSLTVELVSAPSKVTAALGLEKGEKVYLVQRTRVANGVPVAFMSNYLLARMVPDLESKKEILRKKGLYELLEKEYGLRLHKAVEKIEAYLSGPLEADLLQVPEKVPLFHTVRVTYLEDGTPLEMVVSVIRADKYEYKVYLEGRPKK; this is translated from the coding sequence ATGTCTAAGGCTGAGACCGAGGTTCCTCTCTATTTTAAGATTTATCGAGCACTTAAAGAGGAAATTGAAAGCGGCGTTTATCAAGTTGGCGATGTATTACCATCAGAGGAAGAACTGGAAGAACGTTTTCAGGCAAGCCGTACCACCATTCGCAATGCCATGGGGGAATTAGAGAAGGAGGGCTTGGTATTTCGAAAAAGAGGGAAAGGGACCATTGTTCAGGAGCCTAAAACAGCTCAAAACCTGAATTATATCAGTTCTTTTACCGAAACCCTTCGAGAAAAGGGGATAGAAGTCAGCACCGGAAGCCTTACTGTAGAGCTCGTTTCTGCCCCTTCCAAGGTTACAGCAGCACTTGGTTTGGAAAAAGGAGAAAAAGTCTATCTTGTGCAGCGAACCAGGGTTGCCAATGGTGTTCCAGTAGCGTTTATGAGCAATTATCTCTTAGCCAGAATGGTTCCCGATTTGGAGTCCAAAAAGGAAATTTTGCGCAAAAAGGGTCTGTATGAGCTTTTGGAGAAGGAGTATGGCCTTAGATTGCATAAGGCGGTGGAGAAAATCGAAGCCTACCTTAGTGGACCCTTGGAGGCAGATCTCCTTCAGGTACCGGAGAAGGTCCCCCTTTTTCACACTGTACGGGTTACGTACCTTGAAGATGGAACTCCCTTGGAGATGGTTGTTTCGGTAATCAGGGCCGACAAATACGAGTACAAAGTATATCTCGAAGGGAGACCAAAAAAATAA